The proteins below come from a single Effusibacillus pohliae DSM 22757 genomic window:
- a CDS encoding type IV pilus twitching motility protein PilT, protein MARIEELLRETVERGASDLHISVGIPPYLRINGRLVPLEYPVLTVEECEDLARQLLSEEAWRSFEQAGEYDCSYSIAGLARFRVNVFRQRGTVSLALRTITFGLPSIDSLGLPSITEEIIKKPHGLILVTGPTGSGKSTTLAAMINQINHTMERHIITLEDPIEFLHPHRKSIVVQREIGLDTANFATGLRAALREDPDVILIGEMRDRETIATAITAAETGHLVLATLHTPDAPQTIDRIIDAFPPNQQTQIRFQLASVLVAIYAQKLLPQKNGTGRVAAVEVLVNIPAIANLIRTEKVHQIKNILQTGARYGMQTMEQAINRLIQEGKVDARDCESLLLELRQSVI, encoded by the coding sequence ATGGCAAGAATAGAGGAACTGTTGCGGGAAACGGTCGAGCGGGGAGCTTCCGACCTGCATATTTCGGTCGGCATTCCGCCGTACCTGCGAATCAACGGCCGGCTGGTCCCACTGGAATACCCGGTGCTGACGGTTGAGGAGTGTGAGGATCTGGCAAGGCAGCTTCTGAGTGAGGAAGCGTGGCGCAGTTTCGAACAAGCGGGGGAGTACGACTGTTCCTATTCGATTGCCGGGCTGGCGCGGTTTCGGGTGAACGTGTTCCGGCAACGTGGCACCGTTTCATTGGCTTTGCGAACGATCACATTCGGCCTGCCGTCGATCGACTCGCTCGGCCTGCCGTCGATCACCGAGGAGATCATCAAAAAGCCGCACGGGCTGATTCTTGTCACAGGACCGACCGGCAGCGGTAAATCGACCACGCTGGCCGCGATGATCAACCAGATCAACCACACGATGGAACGGCATATCATCACGCTGGAAGACCCGATCGAGTTTTTGCATCCGCACCGCAAAAGTATCGTCGTACAGCGGGAGATCGGGCTTGACACGGCCAATTTTGCGACCGGCTTGCGGGCCGCCCTGCGGGAGGATCCGGATGTGATCCTGATCGGCGAGATGCGCGACCGGGAGACGATCGCGACGGCGATCACGGCGGCGGAGACGGGCCATCTGGTGCTGGCCACGTTACACACGCCGGATGCGCCGCAAACGATCGACCGGATTATCGATGCGTTCCCGCCCAATCAGCAGACGCAGATTCGCTTTCAGTTGGCGAGCGTGCTGGTGGCCATCTACGCGCAAAAGCTGTTGCCGCAAAAAAATGGAACCGGCCGCGTGGCCGCCGTCGAGGTGCTGGTCAATATCCCGGCGATCGCCAACCTGATCCGCACGGAAAAGGTGCATCAGATCAAAAACATCCTGCAAACGGGAGCCCGCTACGGCATGCAAACGATGGAGCAGGCGATCAACCGGCTGATTCAGGAAGGAAAAGTCGACGCCCGTGATTGTGAATCACTTCTGCTGGAGTTGCGTCAATCGGTCATTTAA
- a CDS encoding DoxX family protein, with translation MNAGLLVIRLVVGLLFAGHGSQKLFGWFGGYGVKGTAGWMESIGIKPGVPMVILAGLAELVGGLLFAAGLWLPVAAVLLIGTMLVAILKVHAANGLWVDKGGIEYPLVLIAVVLGVALIGAGEYTLPLF, from the coding sequence ATGAACGCAGGTTTGTTGGTTATCCGCTTGGTTGTAGGGCTTTTGTTCGCCGGGCACGGTTCCCAGAAATTGTTTGGCTGGTTTGGCGGGTATGGCGTGAAAGGCACCGCCGGCTGGATGGAATCGATCGGCATCAAACCGGGAGTGCCGATGGTGATTCTGGCAGGTCTGGCAGAACTGGTGGGCGGATTGCTGTTCGCAGCTGGACTGTGGCTGCCGGTAGCCGCAGTTCTCCTGATCGGCACCATGCTGGTTGCGATTCTGAAAGTCCATGCCGCAAACGGTCTCTGGGTCGACAAAGGCGGCATCGAATATCCGCTGGTTCTGATTGCGGTGGTCCTTGGTGTGGCTCTGATCGGCGCCGGAGAATATACGTTGCCGCTGTTCTGA
- the ctaD gene encoding cytochrome c oxidase subunit I, with product MATAAVAGTARPKSFWRDWVLTVDHKKIGIMYAVTALFFLIFGGLAAVAIRTQLVLPEGTVLKPDSFNQFFTMHGTIMIFLFVIPMLAGAFANYLVPIMIGAQDMAFPRMNALSYWLYLLGGIILMISPLMGNMPDVGWTAYPPYSIETKGIGLDLWVTSVHILGLSSILGAINTIVTTFNMRAPGMTLNRMPLFVWAMLVTSFIQLFGVPALAGAVTTLLFDRHLGTVFYNVAAGGDPMLYQHLFWFYSHPAVYVMIIPAMGIVSEIIPVFARKPIFGYHAIAYSSVAIGLLGFLVWAHHMFAAGMQVEAGIPFMITSLIIAVPTAIKIFNWLSTIWRGAVRYTTPMLFTTLGFIFLFTIGGLGGIFLAAVPLDLHLHDSYFVVGHFHYVLFGGTMMAIIAGLFFWFPKATGRMYNEKLGKWTFWIYFIGTNLTFFPMHISGYLGMQRRVYDYTHTDALLLMNKISTVGSFVASAATLLVFVNIVYSLFKGAKAEANPWGAQTLEWTVSSPPPEHNFHEVPVVTSYPYNFGISAQEKRRFDDEESIRA from the coding sequence ATGGCTACTGCTGCAGTTGCTGGAACCGCTCGGCCAAAATCGTTTTGGCGCGATTGGGTTCTGACAGTTGACCACAAGAAAATTGGCATCATGTATGCCGTTACCGCGCTGTTCTTTCTGATTTTCGGCGGTCTTGCCGCGGTTGCGATTCGGACGCAACTGGTGTTGCCGGAAGGAACCGTCTTGAAGCCCGACTCGTTTAACCAGTTTTTCACGATGCACGGGACGATCATGATCTTCCTGTTCGTCATCCCGATGCTGGCAGGTGCGTTTGCCAACTATTTGGTGCCGATCATGATCGGGGCACAGGATATGGCGTTCCCCCGCATGAATGCGCTGAGCTACTGGCTGTACCTCTTGGGCGGTATCATATTGATGATTAGCCCGCTCATGGGGAACATGCCGGATGTGGGTTGGACCGCCTATCCGCCTTACAGTATCGAAACGAAGGGGATTGGGCTCGATCTGTGGGTGACCTCCGTTCATATTCTGGGTCTTTCGTCGATTCTTGGAGCAATCAACACGATTGTGACGACTTTCAACATGCGCGCTCCGGGTATGACATTGAACCGGATGCCGCTGTTCGTTTGGGCCATGCTGGTGACTTCGTTCATTCAGTTGTTTGGTGTTCCGGCGCTCGCGGGTGCCGTTACAACCTTGCTGTTTGACCGGCACCTGGGCACCGTGTTTTACAATGTGGCGGCGGGCGGGGACCCGATGCTCTACCAGCACCTGTTCTGGTTCTATTCCCACCCGGCCGTATACGTGATGATCATCCCTGCGATGGGGATCGTATCGGAGATCATTCCGGTGTTTGCGCGCAAGCCGATTTTCGGTTATCACGCGATCGCCTATTCTTCCGTCGCGATCGGTTTGCTCGGATTCCTGGTGTGGGCGCACCATATGTTCGCTGCAGGGATGCAGGTGGAAGCCGGGATACCGTTCATGATCACCTCGTTGATCATTGCGGTTCCGACGGCGATCAAGATCTTTAACTGGCTGTCGACCATCTGGCGGGGAGCGGTTCGGTATACCACGCCGATGCTGTTCACGACGCTCGGATTTATCTTCCTGTTCACCATCGGTGGGCTGGGCGGTATTTTCCTGGCGGCAGTTCCACTGGATCTGCACTTGCATGACAGCTACTTTGTCGTCGGTCACTTCCATTATGTGCTGTTCGGCGGAACCATGATGGCGATCATTGCCGGCTTGTTCTTCTGGTTCCCGAAAGCGACCGGCCGCATGTACAATGAAAAATTAGGAAAGTGGACGTTCTGGATCTACTTTATCGGCACGAACCTGACGTTCTTCCCGATGCACATCAGCGGTTATCTCGGCATGCAGCGCCGTGTGTACGATTATACGCACACGGATGCCCTGCTGCTGATGAACAAGATCTCGACTGTCGGGTCGTTTGTCGCCAGCGCTGCAACCTTGCTGGTGTTTGTCAACATCGTCTATTCCCTGTTTAAGGGCGCGAAAGCGGAAGCCAACCCGTGGGGCGCACAAACGCTCGAATGGACGGTTTCATCACCGCCGCCTGAACACAACTTCCATGAGGTGCCGGTTGTTACCTCATATCCTTACAACTTCGGCATCTCTGCACAGGAAAAACGCCGGTTCGACGACGAGGAGTCGATCAGAGCATAG
- the pilM gene encoding pilus assembly protein PilM, translating into MWFLLQRHTGVGISLQEDRIEVAQVRGGRGIDVVAHTVIPFAQGVYENGRVLDVGRFAAELRNAFDAYDLPKKGVTVSLPSPVSFLRMLAMPNVNRKQMESLLQFQIQDEIRLPIADPIYDFAYYPPAFQAAANSHAAEGEPEQAWILLVAAPRDLVDALVRGFREAGIRLAAIEVKGMSILRAIKAINRLPEKAAIAIEFGAERVDVHVYQKGGLLTTRSLDLRADDYVEQYADGALQEVAASQEADGRRLSVAGSGTWPTGQSSWRALDDDGQAASLDSFSRDLSFQLQRSISFVQYSLKQRDVAVETLFLAGDVPNPRRLAENLHNQLDLPVEHLQIPAVLRQPDGRPQMVSLSAAGAALRGFVSNAD; encoded by the coding sequence ATGTGGTTCTTACTGCAACGGCATACAGGAGTAGGCATCAGCCTCCAGGAAGACCGGATCGAGGTGGCGCAGGTCCGCGGCGGCCGCGGCATCGATGTGGTGGCCCATACGGTGATCCCGTTTGCCCAAGGCGTCTACGAGAACGGGCGGGTTCTTGACGTCGGACGGTTTGCTGCCGAACTGAGAAACGCGTTCGATGCATACGATCTCCCGAAAAAAGGGGTGACCGTCAGTCTGCCGTCTCCCGTCTCTTTTTTGCGGATGCTGGCGATGCCGAACGTCAACCGAAAACAGATGGAGTCGCTGCTGCAGTTTCAGATCCAGGATGAGATTCGGCTGCCGATTGCCGACCCGATCTACGATTTTGCTTATTATCCGCCTGCTTTCCAGGCGGCCGCCAACTCGCATGCGGCAGAAGGGGAGCCTGAGCAGGCGTGGATTCTGCTGGTTGCCGCGCCGCGGGATTTGGTTGATGCTTTGGTCAGAGGTTTTCGGGAAGCGGGGATTCGGCTGGCCGCGATCGAGGTGAAAGGGATGAGTATCCTGCGGGCGATCAAAGCGATCAACAGGCTGCCGGAAAAGGCGGCGATCGCGATCGAGTTTGGCGCGGAACGGGTGGACGTTCATGTTTATCAAAAAGGGGGATTGCTCACCACCCGGTCGCTGGATCTGAGAGCGGATGACTATGTCGAGCAATATGCGGACGGGGCGCTGCAGGAGGTGGCGGCGTCGCAGGAAGCAGACGGCCGGAGGTTGTCTGTTGCCGGCAGCGGCACTTGGCCGACAGGCCAAAGCAGTTGGCGCGCGTTGGACGACGACGGGCAGGCGGCCAGCCTGGATTCGTTTTCACGCGATTTAAGCTTTCAATTGCAACGGTCGATCTCATTCGTACAGTACTCCTTGAAGCAAAGAGATGTGGCGGTCGAGACCCTGTTTTTGGCGGGAGATGTTCCGAATCCGCGACGATTGGCGGAAAATCTGCACAACCAGTTGGATCTGCCGGTTGAGCACCTGCAAATTCCAGCCGTTCTTCGGCAGCCCGACGGACGGCCGCAAATGGTCAGTTTATCCGCAGCAGGCGCCGCGCTTAGGGGGTTCGTCTCGAATGCAGATTAA
- a CDS encoding PilN domain-containing protein, with the protein MQINLLPIQSSSVTVRTIVLSAAAGALLLGNLVAVGEWWSFAGEKRQAQQTLTSHKGELAKLQEKAAQVGKAQELQRQSQALEKWADSRPPLEDEVRLLSSLLPPRSYLTAVQYDSTGLYQVQAELPDMESVATYLYALQHNSRVAAVSVKSVILQESIQNSAGTSPAQSSRSGSVSLHQPGRQSGSQAWTPPPNAANTSPTHRQLAQAASSAGGGIIGQLLSLLPWHTEVAHASSDGGYVPQPNPAAGGSGNPGTQPVQGGAGSASGIGSMQDGAGGQVGPQGGVNSAGSPQSGGSAPQTSDVQPVQRNYKVEIEVTIAR; encoded by the coding sequence ATGCAGATTAATCTGTTGCCCATCCAGTCATCGTCTGTCACCGTCCGGACGATCGTACTGTCTGCCGCGGCAGGCGCGTTGTTGCTTGGCAATCTGGTGGCGGTCGGTGAGTGGTGGAGCTTTGCCGGCGAAAAGCGACAGGCACAGCAGACGTTGACCAGTCATAAAGGAGAACTGGCGAAGCTGCAGGAAAAAGCGGCACAGGTGGGAAAAGCGCAAGAATTGCAGCGGCAGTCACAAGCGCTGGAAAAATGGGCAGACAGCCGACCGCCGCTTGAGGATGAGGTACGTCTGCTCTCGTCGCTGCTGCCGCCCCGCAGTTATCTGACGGCCGTTCAGTACGACAGCACCGGATTGTATCAGGTGCAAGCTGAACTTCCCGACATGGAGTCGGTCGCCACCTACCTGTACGCACTGCAGCATAATTCGCGGGTTGCGGCTGTTAGCGTCAAATCTGTGATCCTACAGGAGAGCATACAGAATTCAGCGGGTACTAGCCCGGCGCAATCGTCCAGGTCTGGCAGCGTGTCGCTACACCAACCGGGAAGACAGAGTGGATCACAGGCATGGACGCCGCCGCCGAATGCAGCAAACACCTCGCCGACTCACAGGCAACTGGCCCAGGCTGCTTCATCTGCCGGCGGTGGAATCATCGGCCAACTGCTTTCGCTGCTTCCCTGGCATACGGAGGTCGCCCACGCTTCCAGCGACGGCGGATATGTCCCGCAACCGAACCCCGCTGCAGGCGGGTCGGGGAATCCCGGTACACAGCCTGTGCAAGGCGGCGCAGGCAGCGCAAGCGGAATCGGGAGCATGCAGGACGGAGCAGGCGGGCAGGTCGGTCCGCAGGGCGGAGTGAACAGTGCGGGCAGCCCGCAAAGCGGGGGGAGTGCGCCGCAAACGTCCGACGTTCAACCGGTACAACGCAATTACAAAGTAGAGATCGAGGTTACCATCGCCCGCTAA
- a CDS encoding GspE/PulE family protein, which produces MARKRLGDLLLEFGLVTADQLEQALAEQKVTRQPLGEILTQRGWLTEEQLIEVMEFQLGIPHINIDRYEIERSVIDLVPEELARRYQVLPVKRSGNRLTLAMVDPLDYFAIDDVQMTTGLQIDPVIATRDSMQRAFEQYYSLKRSISEVLMDIQPEEIDEEHVRGEDAPIVRLVNQLIEQAVDKRASDIHFDSQRTGVVVRFRIDGFLSTQMRLPKHLQPVLTARIKIMASLNIAERRLPQDGRIQLQVRGRPIDVRVATLPTIFGEKVVLRLLDLKNAITRIEKLGFSERNEQAFLQMINSPNGIVLVTGPTGSGKTSTLYAALHHLNTEQKNLITIEDPVEYQLDGVNQVQVNPATGLTFAVGLRSILREDPNIIMVGEIRDRETAEIAFRAGLTGHLVLSTLHTNDAPSAITRLLDMGLEPYLIASTVRGVVAQRLVRQICSECRKPYRPLPDEAAVLEKYGFRLDKLWRGYGCSGCNRTGYRGRVAIHEVLPFEEPVRTMVSQRHPVQAYREWAEQCGYHSMLQDGLEKAVQGMTTVEEVFRVAIQGGA; this is translated from the coding sequence ATGGCCCGGAAACGACTTGGCGACCTGTTGCTGGAATTCGGTCTGGTAACCGCGGATCAGTTGGAACAGGCGTTGGCCGAACAAAAAGTGACCCGCCAACCGCTCGGCGAGATTTTGACCCAAAGGGGATGGCTCACCGAGGAACAGCTGATTGAAGTCATGGAGTTCCAACTTGGGATTCCGCATATCAACATCGACCGGTATGAGATCGAACGGTCGGTGATCGATCTGGTGCCGGAGGAACTGGCGCGTCGGTATCAAGTGCTGCCTGTGAAACGAAGCGGCAACCGGCTGACGCTGGCGATGGTCGATCCGCTGGATTACTTTGCGATCGATGACGTCCAGATGACTACCGGTTTGCAGATCGATCCGGTGATCGCGACGCGGGACAGCATGCAGCGGGCGTTTGAACAATATTACAGCTTGAAGCGGTCGATCAGCGAGGTGCTGATGGATATCCAGCCGGAAGAGATCGATGAGGAACACGTGCGCGGCGAAGACGCACCGATCGTGCGGCTGGTCAACCAATTGATCGAGCAGGCGGTCGACAAACGGGCGAGCGACATCCATTTTGATTCGCAGCGAACAGGAGTGGTGGTGCGGTTTCGGATTGACGGTTTCCTGTCCACCCAGATGCGTCTGCCCAAACATCTGCAGCCGGTGTTGACTGCCAGGATCAAAATCATGGCCAGCCTCAATATCGCAGAGCGGCGGCTGCCGCAGGACGGCCGCATCCAATTGCAGGTGCGGGGGCGGCCGATCGACGTGCGGGTCGCCACCTTGCCGACGATTTTCGGCGAGAAGGTGGTCCTGCGCCTGCTCGATCTGAAGAATGCGATCACCCGAATCGAAAAATTGGGCTTTTCTGAGCGCAATGAACAGGCGTTTCTGCAGATGATCAACTCGCCAAACGGTATCGTTCTGGTCACCGGACCGACCGGCAGCGGCAAGACTTCGACCCTTTACGCGGCCTTGCATCACCTGAACACAGAGCAGAAAAATCTGATCACGATTGAGGACCCGGTCGAATATCAATTGGACGGGGTCAACCAGGTGCAGGTCAACCCGGCGACCGGTTTGACGTTCGCAGTCGGGCTCCGTTCGATCCTGCGCGAGGATCCGAACATCATCATGGTCGGCGAGATTCGCGACAGGGAAACGGCGGAGATCGCGTTTCGCGCCGGTTTGACGGGTCATCTGGTGCTTTCGACGCTGCACACAAACGATGCGCCGAGCGCCATCACGCGTCTGCTGGACATGGGGCTGGAGCCCTATTTGATCGCATCCACTGTGCGCGGTGTGGTCGCCCAACGGCTGGTTCGCCAGATCTGTTCGGAATGTCGGAAACCGTATCGGCCACTGCCGGACGAGGCGGCGGTTCTGGAAAAATACGGTTTTCGCTTGGACAAGCTGTGGCGCGGGTACGGATGCAGCGGCTGCAACAGGACAGGCTATCGCGGAAGAGTGGCGATTCATGAGGTGCTGCCGTTTGAGGAGCCGGTGCGAACGATGGTCTCCCAGCGGCATCCCGTACAGGCGTATCGGGAGTGGGCGGAACAGTGCGGATACCATAGTATGTTGCAGGACGGCTTGGAGAAGGCGGTACAGGGAATGACCACAGTCGAAGAGGTCTTCCGGGTCGCCATCCAGGGAGGGGCCTAA
- a CDS encoding metallophosphoesterase family protein, whose amino-acid sequence MRLAFLSDIHGNAVALEAVLADIAAKKADKLIVLGDIAYRGPEPKRAVELVRRLNADVVKGNADVWTVRGVQQGEVPDSMLEMMNREREWTADRLDHDDLAYLSGLPTEWELELSDSIKLHAFHATPDNLFDVVLPDVAPDLLRQKLMQRPDVSLYVYAHIHLPYVRYIDGKCVVNIGSVGLPFDGMAKASYAIVEAEGDRFSVTIERVPYDIERVVAQFEEGGYPNLDTMTRVIRQAVSPFALPQKTDKR is encoded by the coding sequence ATGAGACTGGCGTTTTTGTCCGATATTCACGGGAATGCGGTGGCGTTGGAGGCAGTCCTGGCCGACATCGCAGCAAAAAAAGCGGACAAGCTGATCGTGCTGGGAGACATCGCCTACCGGGGACCGGAGCCGAAACGGGCGGTTGAATTGGTTCGCCGCCTGAATGCGGATGTGGTGAAAGGCAACGCGGATGTGTGGACCGTTCGCGGAGTGCAGCAAGGGGAAGTCCCGGACTCCATGCTGGAGATGATGAACCGCGAACGGGAGTGGACTGCCGACCGGCTGGACCACGACGATCTGGCGTATCTGAGCGGACTGCCGACCGAATGGGAGCTCGAACTGTCCGATTCAATCAAGCTGCACGCGTTCCATGCGACGCCGGACAATTTGTTTGACGTGGTGTTGCCAGATGTTGCGCCGGATTTGCTGCGGCAGAAGCTGATGCAGCGGCCTGACGTCAGTCTGTATGTGTATGCCCATATCCATCTGCCGTACGTGCGGTATATTGACGGCAAATGTGTTGTGAACATCGGCAGCGTCGGACTGCCGTTCGACGGAATGGCAAAAGCGTCGTACGCGATCGTGGAGGCGGAGGGTGACCGATTTTCGGTGACGATTGAACGGGTGCCGTATGATATTGAGCGAGTGGTTGCCCAGTTCGAGGAAGGCGGCTATCCGAACCTGGACACGATGACGCGGGTGATCCGCCAGGCGGTCAGTCCGTTTGCCTTGCCGCAAAAAACAGATAAGCGGTAG
- the coxB gene encoding cytochrome c oxidase subunit II: MPTNWLPESVTSLAKQTDSLFVLIFGIALVVFVLVEFLLIFFLLKYKRSKRNQEGLAVHGNTRLEIIWTLIPALILVGLGIYSTQMTYNIQKASAADAYEIEVIGRKWSWEFKYPNGASTINDLRIPEGKNVVLKITSADVIHSLWLPEARIKQDAVPGRQTIIPLGPLKPGTYRVICAEYCGTAHTKMLATMKTEPQPEFEKFLADAKKASEEGPQAGQKLAMQNCLSCHSTDGSKSAGPSWKGLYGSQQKLTNGSTVKVDDEFIKKVLEDPTANVPEGYSPSMPSFKGKLDEKQIKSIIEFIKTLQ, translated from the coding sequence GTGCCTACAAATTGGCTGCCGGAGTCTGTCACTTCTTTGGCGAAACAGACTGACTCTCTGTTCGTTCTCATTTTCGGCATTGCCTTGGTTGTTTTTGTCTTGGTTGAATTCTTGCTCATTTTTTTCCTGCTGAAATACAAACGCAGCAAGCGCAATCAGGAAGGTCTCGCTGTGCACGGCAATACGCGGCTGGAGATCATCTGGACGCTGATCCCTGCGCTGATCTTGGTCGGTTTGGGGATCTACAGTACCCAGATGACCTACAACATCCAGAAGGCGAGTGCCGCCGATGCTTACGAGATCGAAGTGATCGGCCGCAAATGGTCCTGGGAATTCAAATACCCGAACGGAGCTTCGACGATCAATGACCTGCGCATTCCGGAAGGCAAAAACGTGGTGCTGAAGATCACCTCGGCAGACGTGATTCACAGCCTCTGGCTGCCGGAAGCGCGGATCAAGCAGGACGCAGTTCCGGGCCGTCAAACGATCATCCCGCTCGGCCCCCTCAAGCCTGGCACATATCGTGTGATCTGTGCGGAGTACTGCGGTACCGCGCACACGAAGATGCTGGCGACGATGAAAACGGAACCGCAACCCGAATTTGAAAAATTCCTGGCGGATGCGAAGAAAGCGTCCGAAGAAGGACCGCAAGCCGGTCAGAAGCTGGCGATGCAGAACTGCCTGTCCTGCCACTCGACGGATGGTTCCAAGTCGGCTGGTCCGTCGTGGAAAGGCCTCTATGGTTCGCAGCAAAAGTTGACGAACGGAAGCACGGTCAAGGTGGACGACGAGTTCATCAAGAAAGTGCTCGAAGATCCGACGGCGAACGTGCCGGAAGGATACAGCCCCTCAATGCCTTCTTTCAAGGGCAAACTGGATGAAAAGCAGATCAAGTCGATCATCGAGTTTATCAAGACACTGCAATAA
- a CDS encoding HAD family hydrolase translates to MSYTTVLFDVDGVMLGEDTYFNATSQTVHELIVTDRFLGRARQEPDPNRERLAEIRRQVLGPHDEVLDFLKGRGVNSNWDMVYLMVCHSLLKNLARAEDKQWAQDLCQRGIVLADFPGIREKVDVQPAFADFTADFPGELEKHQFLSYLNQLAREWLGVETDAFGRTSRLWEETRQIFQEFYLGDGKQKPGYLEREEPIVPGTELQALLAKLSGLGVQLGIATGRPHQETMIPLGALGVLNYIPQERIATASTVLEAEAETSVAPLAKPHPFSYLRALRGAGPTHAELLQEKLPLNRPDVLVVGDSLADLLAARALGVSFAATLTGHEGERARGMFEAHGADHILRDVRDLAQLFEV, encoded by the coding sequence ATGAGCTACACAACTGTGTTGTTTGATGTCGATGGCGTTATGTTAGGGGAAGATACATATTTTAACGCTACGTCGCAGACGGTCCACGAGTTGATCGTGACCGACCGGTTTTTGGGGCGTGCGCGGCAGGAGCCGGACCCGAACCGCGAGCGGCTGGCGGAGATCCGGCGGCAGGTGCTCGGACCGCACGACGAGGTGCTCGATTTTCTTAAGGGCCGTGGCGTCAATAGCAATTGGGACATGGTGTATCTGATGGTGTGCCATTCGTTGTTGAAAAATCTGGCCCGTGCCGAAGACAAGCAGTGGGCGCAGGATCTGTGCCAACGGGGGATCGTTTTGGCCGATTTTCCGGGGATTCGGGAGAAGGTCGATGTACAGCCGGCGTTTGCCGATTTTACCGCCGATTTTCCCGGAGAATTGGAAAAGCATCAGTTCCTCAGCTATTTGAACCAGCTTGCCCGCGAATGGCTCGGTGTGGAAACGGATGCGTTCGGACGGACCAGCCGGTTGTGGGAGGAGACACGGCAAATTTTTCAGGAGTTCTATCTGGGGGACGGAAAGCAGAAGCCGGGCTATCTGGAGCGGGAGGAGCCGATCGTGCCGGGCACGGAACTGCAGGCGCTGCTTGCGAAATTGTCCGGTCTCGGCGTGCAGCTCGGAATCGCCACCGGACGGCCGCACCAGGAGACAATGATTCCGCTCGGTGCGCTGGGAGTTCTCAACTACATCCCGCAGGAGCGGATCGCTACTGCCAGTACCGTCTTGGAAGCGGAAGCGGAAACGTCTGTCGCCCCGCTTGCAAAACCGCATCCATTCTCTTACTTGCGGGCGCTGCGCGGGGCTGGCCCAACGCATGCCGAACTGCTGCAGGAGAAGCTGCCGCTGAACCGGCCGGATGTGCTGGTGGTCGGGGATTCGCTGGCCGATCTGCTGGCGGCGCGGGCGCTCGGCGTGTCGTTTGCGGCCACTTTGACAGGCCACGAAGGAGAGCGGGCCCGCGGGATGTTCGAGGCGCACGGGGCGGATCACATTTTGCGGGATGTGCGGGATCTGGCCCAGCTGTTCGAAGTCTGA
- a CDS encoding COX15/CtaA family protein, producing MKFRLPLITTVATYILIILGVLVVGFKAGLACSDWPLCNGHVIPPLQGIILVEFAHRTFTTLTGMLIVTNAIVLWRNYRFDRLVRILSVLSVLLLGLVGVMGGVNVLNKLPPGLTAIDMAFAMLLLSVLVVLTVRVSKIESQQSESTARETSGKSSLQVLLKPALFAWAAVYLETLIGGFFKHSKASYTYVYPTEPLANALISQYQSAQVVMYVHMFASFLVVMALFRLLVYARKEKAFFRQTIGLLILLGVQAFLGFFSLVTKLELFSTTAHMAVASLMLAISSWIAASVKFEQTYAEWVDENNRIAQGRTVVTNG from the coding sequence ATGAAATTCCGCCTGCCTCTGATCACAACGGTGGCAACCTATATCCTGATCATTCTCGGCGTGTTGGTGGTTGGATTCAAGGCCGGTCTCGCCTGTTCCGACTGGCCGTTGTGCAACGGCCATGTGATTCCACCGCTGCAAGGAATCATCCTGGTCGAATTTGCGCACCGGACGTTTACCACGTTGACCGGGATGCTGATTGTAACCAACGCGATTGTGTTATGGCGTAACTATCGGTTTGACAGGCTTGTGCGGATCCTGTCGGTCCTGTCGGTGCTTCTGTTGGGGCTGGTCGGAGTGATGGGCGGAGTGAACGTTCTCAACAAACTTCCACCCGGCCTGACGGCGATCGATATGGCATTCGCGATGCTGTTACTTTCGGTGCTCGTGGTGCTGACTGTTCGCGTCAGCAAAATCGAGTCGCAGCAATCGGAATCGACGGCGCGTGAAACATCCGGCAAGAGCTCGCTGCAAGTTCTCTTGAAACCGGCACTGTTCGCCTGGGCAGCCGTCTACTTGGAAACGTTGATCGGCGGATTTTTTAAGCACAGCAAGGCGTCCTACACCTATGTGTACCCGACGGAGCCTTTGGCGAACGCGTTGATCAGCCAGTACCAGTCCGCCCAGGTGGTCATGTATGTGCACATGTTTGCGTCGTTTCTGGTTGTAATGGCGCTCTTCCGGCTGCTGGTGTACGCGAGAAAAGAGAAAGCGTTTTTCAGACAAACGATCGGGCTGCTGATCTTGCTGGGCGTGCAGGCGTTTCTCGGATTTTTCTCGCTTGTCACCAAGCTGGAATTGTTTTCGACCACCGCCCATATGGCGGTTGCCTCGCTGATGCTGGCGATCAGTTCCTGGATTGCGGCAAGTGTCAAGTTTGAGCAAACGTACGCCGAATGGGTCGATGAGAACAATCGGATTGCGCAAGGCCGGACGGTTGTAACGAACGGATAG